From one Candidatus Cetobacterium colombiensis genomic stretch:
- a CDS encoding ComEC/Rec2 family competence protein: MKKIEIGALIVFIASIFFFRLYIITYKEKVEIGDVVEITGRVDAGKGRIETIDGKYFLENTYFLVNKVEDGEKIILGDIENIKNLKWGTQYKLNVQEVRENKNIFKEFFIMKIKKISENYTIGLENFLRATILGEGHLIDNELKELFRYTGTAHLLVISGLHIGVIISGIVLLLLKLKISKRIRYFLTFLILSIYVLSIGKSPSVLRAYIMGGIYLLGNVIYEKVNTKKSFLIAFIISLLIYPTWIYSISFWMSYVAVFSIIFIYQKLPKFNIRKNIYLNKILNSILLTIVVQISMTPIFYIFFKNIPLLSFFTNILLIPIASIFIIIGFITLFLSNFYLEFLLLPILNYSYIFLIESVQLLSRIPYLTLEL, translated from the coding sequence TTGAAGAAAATAGAAATTGGGGCATTAATTGTTTTTATTGCCTCAATTTTCTTTTTTAGGTTATATATTATAACTTATAAAGAGAAAGTTGAGATTGGAGATGTTGTAGAAATTACAGGACGAGTGGATGCAGGGAAAGGAAGAATAGAAACAATTGATGGAAAATATTTTTTAGAAAATACGTATTTTTTAGTTAATAAAGTTGAAGATGGAGAAAAAATAATTCTAGGAGATATTGAAAATATAAAAAATTTAAAATGGGGAACACAGTATAAATTAAATGTCCAAGAAGTTAGGGAAAATAAGAATATTTTCAAAGAATTTTTTATAATGAAAATAAAAAAAATCTCTGAGAATTATACAATTGGTTTGGAAAATTTTTTAAGAGCAACTATATTAGGAGAGGGACATTTAATTGATAACGAACTAAAAGAGTTATTTCGATATACAGGCACAGCACATCTACTTGTTATTTCTGGTTTGCATATAGGTGTTATAATATCTGGTATTGTTTTGTTACTTTTAAAACTAAAAATTTCAAAAAGAATTCGATATTTTTTGACGTTTTTAATTTTATCAATATATGTTTTATCTATAGGAAAATCACCTTCAGTTTTAAGAGCATATATAATGGGAGGAATATATTTGCTTGGAAATGTAATTTATGAAAAAGTTAATACAAAAAAAAGTTTTTTAATAGCTTTTATTATTTCACTTTTAATTTATCCTACTTGGATTTATTCAATTTCTTTTTGGATGTCATATGTAGCAGTTTTTTCTATAATTTTTATATATCAAAAATTACCAAAGTTTAATATTAGAAAAAATATTTATTTAAATAAAATTTTAAACTCAATTCTTTTAACAATAGTAGTTCAAATTAGTATGACACCCATTTTTTATATATTTTTTAAAAATATTCCATTGTTATCATTTTTTACTAATATACTTTTAATACCAATAGCATCAATTTTTATAATAATTGGGTTTATAACTCTTTTTCTATCTAATTTTTATTTAGAATTTTTATTACTACCAATTTTAAATTATAGTTATATATTTTTAATAGAAAGCGTTCAATTGTTGAGTAGAATTCCATATTTGACTTTAGAATTATAG
- a CDS encoding polysaccharide pyruvyl transferase family protein translates to MKKILIKAYAHLNLGDDLFIKMLCERYKDTQFYLFATPEYENLKGIESNNLNILYNDTFVKKILFRLGRKFGISNILEDLKAKDLDGVVNIGGSIFIENDFSKEDFKIRERNLEFGKNYFVLGANFGPYKNESFKNTYHDFFKECKDVCFRERYSYELFKDLENVRFGKDIVFALKKEEATKEDYVLFSIILPSARPGFLGIESEYFNRLKTLTTDIIKSGKKVKFMSFCQGEKDEEAINKLLNMIPNEQHKYISKYFYRGDMNEALDILNKADSIVATRFHAMILGFVLKKPVFPIAYSKKMTNVLEDLEFKQNYASLENLQGLSFEKFKENEALSPNVLVRASQDGERHFLKLDEFLSE, encoded by the coding sequence GTGAAGAAAATATTAATAAAAGCATATGCACATTTAAATTTAGGAGACGATCTATTTATAAAAATGCTTTGTGAAAGATATAAAGATACACAATTTTATCTATTTGCAACTCCTGAATATGAAAATTTAAAGGGGATAGAAAGCAATAATTTAAATATATTATACAATGATACTTTTGTTAAAAAGATATTATTTCGTTTAGGAAGAAAATTTGGGATTTCAAATATATTAGAAGATTTAAAAGCCAAGGATTTAGATGGAGTAGTTAATATTGGAGGGTCTATTTTTATAGAAAATGATTTTTCAAAAGAAGATTTTAAAATTAGAGAAAGAAATTTAGAGTTTGGAAAAAATTACTTTGTTTTAGGGGCAAACTTTGGACCTTATAAAAATGAAAGTTTTAAAAATACATATCATGATTTTTTTAAAGAGTGTAAAGATGTTTGTTTTAGAGAAAGATATTCATATGAATTATTTAAGGATTTGGAAAATGTAAGATTTGGAAAAGATATTGTTTTTGCCTTAAAAAAAGAAGAGGCAACGAAAGAAGATTATGTATTATTTTCAATAATACTACCTAGTGCAAGACCAGGGTTCTTAGGAATAGAATCAGAATATTTTAATAGATTAAAAACTTTAACAACAGATATAATAAAAAGTGGAAAAAAAGTAAAATTTATGTCTTTTTGTCAAGGTGAAAAAGATGAAGAAGCTATAAATAAATTATTAAATATGATTCCTAATGAGCAACATAAATACATATCAAAATACTTCTATAGAGGAGATATGAATGAAGCGTTAGATATACTAAACAAAGCTGATAGCATAGTTGCAACTAGATTTCACGCAATGATATTGGGATTTGTTTTAAAGAAACCCGTTTTCCCAATAGCTTATAGTAAAAAAATGACAAATGTTTTAGAAGATTTAGAGTTTAAACAAAATTATGCATCTTTAGAAAATTTACAAGGATTAAGTTTTGAAAAATTTAAAGAAAATGAAGCGTTGTCTCCAAATGTTCTTGTAAGAGCATCTCAAGATGGCGAAAGACACTTTTTAAAACTAGATGAATTTTTAAGCGAATAG
- a CDS encoding ribonuclease H family protein yields the protein MATKYYAFIIEKENYSHIVTSWSDCQMLTKGKSARYKSFKTETEAKEWLKNGGLYEDKKAKIQQAKEKLENGIYFDAGTGRGIGVEVRVTNLSGISLLDEIMPEKMINEFGNYLAPENSTNNYGELIGIYLAIDIALKKRNFKIFGDSKLIIDYWSKGHYNKSSLNEKTINLIQKTAEKRKQFESLGGTIKHVSGDINPADLGFHK from the coding sequence ATGGCTACTAAATATTATGCTTTCATTATTGAAAAAGAAAATTATTCACATATTGTAACTTCATGGTCAGATTGCCAAATGCTTACTAAAGGAAAAAGTGCTCGTTATAAATCTTTTAAAACTGAAACTGAGGCTAAAGAATGGTTAAAAAATGGTGGTTTATATGAAGATAAAAAAGCAAAGATTCAACAAGCTAAAGAAAAATTAGAAAATGGTATTTATTTTGATGCAGGTACAGGACGTGGAATTGGAGTAGAAGTTAGAGTCACAAATTTATCTGGTATTTCTCTATTAGATGAAATTATGCCAGAAAAAATGATAAATGAATTTGGAAACTATTTAGCTCCTGAAAATAGTACTAATAATTATGGTGAACTTATCGGAATTTATTTAGCTATTGATATAGCTTTAAAGAAACGAAATTTTAAAATTTTTGGAGATAGTAAATTAATTATTGATTATTGGTCTAAAGGGCATTATAATAAATCATCGCTAAATGAAAAAACTATAAACCTTATTCAAAAAACTGCAGAAAAAAGAAAACAGTTTGAAAGTTTAGGTGGGACAATCAAACATGTCTCTGGAGATATTAATCCAGCAGATTTAGGTTTTCACAAATAA
- the rpmE gene encoding 50S ribosomal protein L31, whose product MRKGIHPEYKVITVDCTCGNKFETRSTLAKGDELKIAVCSNCHPFYTGKAKFVDAAGRVEQFNKKFGLKK is encoded by the coding sequence ATGAGAAAAGGAATTCATCCAGAGTACAAAGTAATAACTGTTGATTGTACATGTGGAAACAAATTTGAAACAAGATCAACTTTAGCAAAGGGAGACGAGCTTAAAATAGCTGTTTGTTCTAACTGTCACCCATTCTACACTGGAAAGGCTAAGTTCGTAGACGCAGCTGGAAGAGTAGAGCAGTTCAACAAGAAGTTTGGATTAAAGAAATAA
- the upp gene encoding uracil phosphoribosyltransferase, producing the protein MAVIEINHPLIQHKLTLLRNKNTDTKSFRENLNEISKLMTYEVTKNLVLDEIEVETPLMKTTGYTLGTNIAVVPILRAGLGMVDGIVSLIPTAKIGHIGVYRDEETLEPVYYYCKLPVDVQNKQVILVDPMLATGGSAIYAIDYLKNAGVKNIVFMCLVAAPEGIAKVLQTHPDVAIYTAKIDQGLDSNGYIYPGLGDCGDRIFGTK; encoded by the coding sequence ATGGCTGTAATAGAAATAAATCATCCGCTAATACAACACAAATTAACATTATTAAGAAATAAAAATACTGATACAAAATCATTCAGAGAAAATTTGAATGAAATTTCTAAGCTGATGACTTATGAGGTAACAAAAAATTTGGTTTTAGATGAGATTGAAGTTGAAACTCCTCTAATGAAAACGACTGGGTATACTTTAGGAACAAATATCGCAGTTGTTCCTATTTTAAGAGCAGGATTAGGAATGGTAGACGGAATAGTATCTTTAATACCAACTGCTAAAATAGGACATATAGGAGTTTATAGAGACGAAGAAACTCTAGAGCCAGTATATTATTACTGTAAACTTCCTGTAGATGTACAAAATAAGCAAGTTATATTAGTAGATCCAATGTTAGCAACAGGAGGTTCTGCAATATACGCAATTGATTATTTAAAAAATGCTGGAGTAAAAAATATTGTATTTATGTGTTTAGTAGCTGCTCCAGAAGGAATTGCAAAAGTATTACAAACTCATCCAGATGTAGCAATTTACACAGCTAAAATTGATCAAGGATTAGATTCGAATGGTTATATCTATCCTGGATTAGGAGATTGTGGAGATAGAATATTTGGAACAAAATAA
- a CDS encoding MFS transporter — translation MKQRIPLATQIFYGVGVSYAIVDQIFAQWILYFYLPPENSGLKPFLTPILISSALAISRVVDMISDPVVGYVSDKFNSRWGRRIPFIAVGAIPLGLSTIAFFYPPMVSEKGTFIYLAIVGSLFFTFYTIVGAPYNALIPEIGETSEERLNLSTWQSVFRLLYSAIAMIFPGVLIKYFGNGDTLVGVRGMVISLTVLCVLGLFVTVFLVPEKKYSRPVKHDGNMKEILKEVIKDKDFRYYLLGLLFFFVGFNSLRAMMNYYVEDIMGYGKETLTIASALLFGSSAICFYPVNKLSRKFGYRKIMLASLIGLIILTIGLSLLGNLIPVKYGFVIFTLLGIPVSGAAFIFPPAMMSDISEKISQRVNNRIEGVCFGIQGFFLKMAFLISIVVLPLMLVLRGTGEVTRFGIYSSAIFSALAFVISYIFYFKYSE, via the coding sequence TTGAAACAGAGAATACCTTTAGCAACACAGATATTTTACGGAGTAGGTGTAAGTTATGCAATTGTAGATCAAATATTTGCTCAGTGGATATTGTATTTTTATTTACCACCAGAGAATTCAGGATTAAAACCTTTTTTAACACCTATTTTAATATCGTCGGCATTGGCAATATCAAGAGTTGTAGATATGATTTCAGATCCTGTAGTTGGTTATGTATCAGATAAGTTTAATAGTAGATGGGGAAGAAGAATACCATTTATAGCAGTGGGAGCAATACCATTAGGATTATCGACAATAGCGTTTTTTTATCCACCAATGGTTAGTGAAAAAGGAACATTTATTTATCTAGCTATAGTGGGATCACTTTTTTTTACATTTTATACAATAGTGGGAGCACCATATAATGCTTTAATTCCTGAAATTGGAGAAACATCTGAGGAAAGATTAAATCTATCAACTTGGCAATCTGTATTTAGACTTTTATATAGTGCAATAGCTATGATTTTTCCAGGAGTATTAATTAAATACTTTGGAAATGGAGATACTCTTGTAGGAGTTAGAGGAATGGTAATATCTCTTACTGTTCTTTGTGTTTTAGGTCTTTTTGTTACAGTCTTTTTAGTACCAGAAAAAAAATATTCAAGACCAGTTAAACACGATGGAAATATGAAAGAAATTTTAAAAGAAGTTATAAAAGATAAAGATTTTAGATATTATCTTTTAGGATTACTGTTTTTCTTTGTAGGTTTTAATTCATTAAGAGCAATGATGAACTATTATGTTGAAGATATTATGGGATATGGAAAGGAAACGTTAACTATAGCTTCAGCTCTTTTATTTGGATCATCAGCAATATGTTTTTATCCAGTAAATAAACTATCAAGAAAATTTGGGTATAGAAAAATAATGCTAGCCTCTTTAATTGGGCTTATCATATTGACTATAGGTTTATCACTATTAGGAAATTTAATTCCTGTAAAATACGGATTTGTAATATTTACGCTATTGGGTATTCCAGTATCAGGAGCAGCGTTTATATTCCCGCCAGCTATGATGAGTGATATAAGTGAAAAGATAAGCCAAAGAGTTAATAATAGAATAGAAGGAGTTTGTTTTGGTATTCAAGGATTTTTTCTTAAAATGGCATTCTTAATATCAATTGTGGTATTGCCATTAATGTTAGTTTTAAGAGGAACTGGAGAGGTAACAAGGTTTGGAATCTACTCATCAGCAATATTTTCAGCACTAGCTTTTGTAATCTCATATATATTTTATTTTAAATATAGTGAATAG
- a CDS encoding MarR family winged helix-turn-helix transcriptional regulator: MNKFKIPILISKINRLQKKILNEKLKEFNLESSQGIILYKIKEFRKVTPSQLVDMGVIEKAAVSKTLKKLENLGYILKETSLEDARSFFVSLTKSGEVIGNCVNSFIENLDKEFHNILSENSLVQLETIFENLEEVINKKNS, translated from the coding sequence ATGAATAAATTTAAAATACCAATTTTAATCTCAAAAATAAATCGACTTCAAAAAAAAATTTTAAATGAAAAGTTAAAAGAATTTAATTTGGAATCATCTCAAGGAATTATACTCTATAAAATTAAAGAATTTAGAAAAGTAACTCCTAGTCAATTAGTTGATATGGGTGTTATTGAAAAGGCTGCAGTTAGTAAAACTTTAAAAAAATTAGAAAATTTAGGATATATTTTAAAAGAAACTTCTCTTGAAGATGCTCGAAGTTTTTTTGTTTCATTAACTAAATCTGGAGAAGTTATTGGTAATTGTGTTAATAGCTTTATTGAAAATTTAGATAAAGAATTTCATAATATTCTAAGTGAAAATAGCTTAGTTCAACTAGAGACAATTTTTGAAAATTTAGAAGAAGTCATAAATAAAAAAAATAGCTGA
- a CDS encoding HlyD family secretion protein produces the protein MVYKKKAILIYVFIFFSFFIFLFLSVGFQMNIPYSSRAFLEYKIAPVYSKVSGSVDKIFVKNGETVDINQPLFSIDKKLYEASYISALGQYTEALDSVKNLKSDIEKNTIIVEKNKNIYLRNKKELLKFEALYKKTFISEIDLDNMKTKVLESEKTLKNSEGTLENLLIKYKKNEDSTPALLIAKGALEKASINLKDTTTLAPINGEVVMDNFYLNNSIKENAPLFYIKNDNILKVNVDLKEKNVKSITSGRKALILFDGIPGVIFKGEVENITPILAQGYSTSSTLINIPDDNRWVRDNGKIRVSIIVENSDSIKKLTSGSMASVILLSDNNNTFYNFLAKVWINIIKVFNYVY, from the coding sequence ATGGTTTATAAAAAAAAGGCAATTCTTATATATGTATTTATTTTCTTTAGTTTCTTTATATTTTTATTTCTTTCTGTAGGATTTCAAATGAATATTCCATACTCATCTCGAGCATTCTTAGAATATAAAATAGCTCCTGTCTACAGTAAAGTTTCTGGAAGTGTTGATAAAATTTTTGTTAAAAACGGAGAAACCGTAGATATCAATCAACCCTTATTTAGTATTGATAAAAAACTTTATGAAGCTTCTTACATATCTGCTTTAGGACAATACACAGAAGCTTTAGATTCTGTTAAAAATTTAAAAAGTGATATTGAAAAAAATACTATTATCGTTGAAAAAAACAAAAATATATATCTAAGAAATAAAAAAGAACTTCTAAAATTTGAGGCTCTTTATAAAAAAACATTTATTAGCGAAATAGATTTAGATAATATGAAAACAAAAGTTTTAGAGTCTGAAAAAACTTTAAAAAATAGTGAAGGAACTTTAGAAAATTTATTAATTAAATACAAAAAAAATGAAGATTCTACACCAGCTTTATTAATAGCTAAAGGAGCTTTAGAAAAAGCTTCTATTAATTTAAAAGATACAACTACTCTTGCTCCTATCAATGGTGAAGTTGTAATGGACAATTTTTATTTAAATAACTCTATAAAAGAAAATGCTCCATTATTTTACATAAAAAATGATAATATTTTAAAAGTCAATGTTGATTTAAAAGAAAAGAATGTTAAATCAATTACTTCTGGTAGGAAAGCCTTAATTTTATTTGATGGAATACCTGGAGTTATTTTTAAAGGAGAAGTTGAAAATATAACGCCAATACTTGCACAAGGTTATTCTACTTCAAGTACTTTAATTAATATTCCTGATGATAATCGTTGGGTTCGTGATAATGGTAAAATAAGAGTTTCTATTATTGTCGAAAATTCTGATTCTATAAAAAAATTAACAAGTGGTTCTATGGCATCTGTTATTTTACTTTCTGATAATAATAATACTTTTTATAATTTTTTGGCTAAAGTTTGGATTAATATTATAAAGGTGTTTAACTATGTCTACTAA
- a CDS encoding site-2 protease family protein — MFIFKVIILLFSLVLHELAHGYMALFCGDKTAKYSGRLSFNPLKHLDPIGTLIPIFMLLSGSNFIIGWAKPVPVNYFALRNGRVGEFLVSIAGVLTNYILMILGALLIRFGIIPFNNLSIYFIIINMALGTFNLLPVPPLDGSRIIASFLNNENRIKIFTLDTYGILFILCLSYFGVLNKVISPIYNILISFIDLIIRS; from the coding sequence ATGTTTATATTTAAAGTTATAATTTTACTTTTTTCTTTAGTTTTACACGAGTTAGCTCATGGTTATATGGCTCTTTTTTGTGGAGATAAAACGGCTAAGTATTCAGGAAGGTTATCTTTTAATCCATTGAAACATTTAGATCCAATAGGAACTTTAATTCCAATTTTTATGCTTTTAAGTGGTTCGAATTTTATAATTGGATGGGCAAAACCAGTTCCAGTAAATTATTTTGCATTAAGAAATGGTCGGGTTGGAGAATTTTTAGTTTCTATTGCAGGAGTTTTAACAAATTATATTTTAATGATATTAGGGGCTTTATTGATTAGATTTGGAATAATACCATTTAATAATTTATCGATATATTTTATTATAATTAATATGGCTCTTGGAACCTTTAATCTTTTACCAGTTCCACCATTAGATGGTTCTAGAATAATAGCATCATTTTTAAATAATGAAAACAGGATTAAAATATTTACACTAGATACTTATGGTATTTTATTTATTTTATGTTTAAGTTATTTTGGAGTATTAAATAAAGTAATTTCACCAATATATAATATACTGATAAGTTTTATAGATTTAATAATTAGGAGTTAA
- a CDS encoding IMPACT family protein, protein MKSIKKAVRIEFEERKSKFIGYAKPISTKEEAEDFISMIREMHPDATHNCTVYRVIDNGQEYFKADDDGEPSGTAGKPMGEILTYMEVNNVVVVATRYFGGIKLGAGGLVRNYAKTAKLAVIEGEIVEFIERYECILDFSYEKITEVETLLINGNDELLNKDFNERVTYRVKVSNETLEKLRELKDILIII, encoded by the coding sequence ATGAAAAGTATAAAAAAAGCTGTAAGAATAGAATTTGAAGAAAGAAAATCAAAGTTTATAGGTTATGCAAAGCCTATTTCAACAAAAGAGGAAGCAGAAGATTTTATATCAATGATAAGAGAAATGCATCCAGATGCTACTCATAATTGTACCGTATATAGAGTGATAGATAATGGTCAAGAGTATTTTAAAGCTGATGACGATGGAGAGCCTAGTGGAACAGCGGGAAAACCTATGGGAGAAATATTAACTTATATGGAAGTTAATAATGTAGTAGTAGTAGCAACAAGGTATTTTGGTGGAATAAAATTAGGTGCTGGTGGGTTAGTGCGTAATTATGCAAAAACAGCAAAATTAGCTGTAATAGAAGGTGAAATTGTAGAGTTTATAGAGAGATACGAATGTATATTAGATTTCTCATATGAAAAAATAACTGAAGTAGAAACATTACTTATAAATGGAAATGATGAACTTTTAAATAAAGATTTTAATGAAAGAGTAACTTATAGAGTTAAAGTTTCAAATGAAACATTAGAAAAATTAAGAGAGTTAAAAGATATATTAATAATTATATAA
- a CDS encoding TMEM164-related integral membrane acyltransferase: MEFELFDKLHLFYLFGYSLVFIFLYFGVACNQQPKKVMRVISFIILLIKCGELFIRYKLIGEAWYQLLPLHLCNITLIFAIFGSIFRFPPFLYATFFWSIGAVFALLTPEMREPFPHFFNISFFSTHFYIIFTAIVEYKVFKLRPSLESWTGSFLGLNVVAAGVYFINTVLGTNYLYINRKPGFSSPLNYFGDWPYYIIVVEFAYIILTLALLFLFKRKDYKVKVNR; this comes from the coding sequence ATGGAATTTGAGTTATTTGATAAGTTACATCTTTTTTATCTCTTTGGATATTCTTTAGTTTTCATATTTCTTTATTTTGGTGTTGCTTGTAATCAGCAACCAAAAAAAGTTATGAGAGTTATATCCTTCATTATTTTATTGATTAAGTGTGGTGAACTTTTTATTCGTTACAAGTTAATTGGTGAAGCTTGGTATCAATTACTTCCACTGCACCTGTGCAACATAACTCTTATATTTGCTATTTTTGGTTCAATCTTTAGATTCCCTCCATTTTTATATGCCACTTTTTTTTGGTCTATTGGAGCGGTTTTCGCTTTATTAACGCCTGAAATGAGAGAACCTTTTCCTCATTTTTTCAACATTAGCTTTTTCTCTACTCATTTTTATATAATTTTTACAGCTATTGTTGAATACAAAGTCTTTAAATTAAGACCTTCTTTAGAGTCTTGGACTGGATCATTTCTTGGTCTAAATGTAGTTGCCGCAGGAGTTTATTTTATAAATACTGTTCTTGGAACCAATTATTTATATATAAATAGAAAACCTGGATTTTCATCACCTCTTAATTACTTTGGTGATTGGCCATACTACATAATTGTAGTTGAGTTTGCTTATATAATATTAACTTTAGCACTTCTTTTTTTATTCAAAAGAAAAGACTATAAGGTAAAAGTAAACAGGTAG
- a CDS encoding glycosyltransferase family 2 protein, translating into MLSVIIPAYNVEKYIKRCIDSVLNQSLKKIEIIIIDDGSKDKTSDICLEISTKNSNIKYKKVENSGCSAARNLGILMSTNKYIAFLDSDDWVDQDMYEEMIKVAEKNDSDIVICGFKKLNEEKKLLSTVKILEKKNKDDYIDCKTEWFSSPCNKIYKRDLILKNNIKFLTNVYTGEDMFFNFKSLFFSKKISSINEAYYNYFMNESSVSNNYKNRTDIYIVIDELVKFYKENNVYQENINKVRECFKYHGIIYPFDVLQKMSENKVKDWKRFYLKIKEEIGKFKYLETIDIKICYYYRIFRLKMMWLKRYKKMLMAK; encoded by the coding sequence GTGCTTAGTGTTATAATTCCAGCTTATAATGTTGAAAAATATATTAAGAGATGTATAGATTCGGTTTTAAATCAAAGTTTAAAGAAAATTGAAATAATAATAATTGATGATGGTTCAAAAGATAAAACATCAGATATTTGTTTGGAAATATCAACCAAAAATTCTAATATAAAATATAAAAAAGTAGAAAATAGTGGATGTAGTGCTGCTAGAAATTTAGGGATTTTAATGTCTACTAATAAATATATAGCATTTTTAGATTCAGATGATTGGGTAGACCAAGATATGTATGAAGAGATGATCAAAGTAGCTGAAAAAAATGATTCTGATATAGTAATATGTGGATTTAAAAAATTAAATGAAGAGAAAAAATTACTTTCAACAGTAAAAATATTAGAGAAAAAAAATAAAGATGACTATATAGATTGCAAAACCGAATGGTTTTCATCTCCATGTAATAAAATTTATAAAAGAGATTTAATTTTAAAAAATAATATAAAATTTTTAACAAACGTTTACACAGGAGAAGATATGTTTTTTAATTTTAAAAGTCTCTTTTTTAGTAAAAAAATATCTTCAATAAATGAAGCTTATTATAATTATTTTATGAACGAATCTTCAGTATCTAATAATTATAAAAATAGGACAGATATATATATTGTTATAGATGAATTAGTAAAATTTTATAAAGAGAATAATGTATATCAGGAAAATATAAATAAAGTTAGGGAATGCTTTAAGTACCATGGTATAATATATCCCTTTGATGTATTACAAAAAATGAGTGAAAATAAAGTAAAAGATTGGAAAAGGTTTTACTTAAAAATAAAAGAAGAAATAGGTAAGTTTAAATATTTAGAAACAATAGATATAAAAATTTGTTACTACTACAGAATTTTTAGATTAAAAATGATGTGGTTGAAAAGATATAAAAAAATGCTTATGGCGAAATAG